In Oryza sativa Japonica Group chromosome 2, ASM3414082v1, the following are encoded in one genomic region:
- the LOC4328900 gene encoding serine/arginine-rich SC35-like splicing factor SCL30, translated as MGDALSLSPRGRLAFSLANSPTLPTPASAAAAAAAAATEPRRRQAYSPDKTMRRYSPPYRSPPRRGYGGRGRSPPRRGYGGRKEQGSGSLLVRNIPLSCRAEDLRVPFERFGPVRDVYLPKDYYTGEPRGFAFVEFVDPYDASEAQYHMNRQVVFGREITVVLAAESRKRPEEMRSRARVRGYSDHEGRRSSHYGRSRSRSRSRSPRYRGRPRSRSYSPAPRRRDDYSASPQRKDTHRAKSPRRQPKEHEVDKKRRSYSPANKDGDRRDADNGYEKRSPPADSDGSPPHRRSPRQSSGSPPGSRSRSADGSPARSD; from the exons ATGGGAGACGCGCTCTCCCTCTCGCCTCGCGGTCGCCTCGCTTTCTCCCTCGCCAACTCGCCTACCCTCCCCAcccccgcgtcggcggcggcggcagcggcagcggcagcgacggagcctcgccggcggcaagcGTACTCACCCG ACAAAACAATGAGGAGGTATAGTCCACCTTATCGCAGTCCACCAAGGAGGGGATATGGTGGCAGAGGAAGAAGTCCCCCTAGGAGGGGATATGGAGGACGGAAGGAACAGGGTTCTGGCAGTCTCCTGGTCCGCAACATCCCTTTAAGCTGCAG AGCGGAGGATCTTAGAGTTCCTTTTGAAAGGTTTGGACCTGTTCGAGATGTTTACCTGCCAAAGGATTATTATACCGG GGAACCGCGAGGGTTTGCATTCGTGGAGTTTGTTGACCCTTATGATGCTTCTGAGGCCCAATATCATATGAATCGTCAGGTGGTTTTTGGCCGGGAGATAACTGTTGTTCTTGCTGCTGAGTCACGGAAAAGGCCAGAAGAGATGCGCAGTAGAGCCAGAGTCAG AGGGTACTCTGACCATGAAGGCCGTCGTTCATCCCATTACG GGAggtctcgttcacgttcgcgttccCGCTCTCCCCGTTATCGTGGTCGTCCACGGTCAAG GTCATACTCTCCTGCTCCAAGACGACGAGATGACTATTCCGCATCCCCACAGAGAAAAGACACACATCGTGCAAAATCTCCTAGGCGTCAGCCAAAAGAACATGAAGTAGACAAGAAGCGGAGATCCTATTCTCCTGCCAATAAAGATGGGGACCGGCGTGATGCTGATAATGGTTATGAAAA GAGGTCGCCGCCAGCTGACAGCGATGGATCCCCTCCGCACCGGAGGTCCCCCAGGCAATCCTCAGGATCGCCTCCAGGATCCCGCTCCAGGTCTGCCGACGGGTCTCCTGCCCGCAGTGACTAA